TTTTTTGAGCTGACCCGATCGCAATACCGGAGAACCTCACTTTGAAACTGCCCGAACCGCTCGACCTGATCGCAGTCGGAGCTCACCCTGACGATGTCGAAATCGCCTGTGGCGGAACCCTCGCGAAGCTATCGAGGAAAGGATATCGCGTTGGCATCATCGATCTGACCGATGGGGAACCGACCCCCAATTCCCCGGGGCCGGACGTTCGGCTGCGGGAGGCGGAAGCGGCAGCTCGGGTCTTGGGGGTTCAAAAACGAATCCAGCTTGATCTGCCCAACCGGCGACTGTTTGATTCGTTTGAAACTCGCGTCGCTTTAGCCAAAGAGTTTCGTCGGTACCGTCCGAAGTTGGTGATTGGTTTTGGAGAGAAGACTCCGATGGCGTCCCCTGACCATTGGCAGGCGATGCAAATCACCGACGCAGCCGTGTTTTACAGCCGATTGACCAAATGGGATGAGTACTTTCCCGGATTGCCCGTGCATCCGATTCGGAGGCAGCTGTATTACCGATTGGCGGTCGATCCGGACACGATTGATGGCAACCCTTACCACCAAATCGTTGACATCAGCGATACCCTTGAGGCGAAAATCGAATCCATCTGCTGCTACAAGACGCAGTTCGAGCACAAACCGAATCTTGTCACTCGCGTGCGAGCCGCAGCAACCGTGACGGGAGCCGCGGCGGGCGTTGTTGCTGGCGAATCGTTTGCGGCTGCCAAACCTTTTGCCGTCGATGACCTGATGATCACCCTTGCGATCGGTCATGAGGGAGTCAATCAGGGCGTTGCCGAGGTCGGACCGGCCCGGTGAGTCGACGCGTGACGACTATCCCGCTTGTCGTTTGTCTTCGGCGGAATTCAATTTGTTGTAGAGTGTCTTCAAAC
This is a stretch of genomic DNA from Novipirellula artificiosorum. It encodes these proteins:
- a CDS encoding PIG-L family deacetylase, which gives rise to MKLPEPLDLIAVGAHPDDVEIACGGTLAKLSRKGYRVGIIDLTDGEPTPNSPGPDVRLREAEAAARVLGVQKRIQLDLPNRRLFDSFETRVALAKEFRRYRPKLVIGFGEKTPMASPDHWQAMQITDAAVFYSRLTKWDEYFPGLPVHPIRRQLYYRLAVDPDTIDGNPYHQIVDISDTLEAKIESICCYKTQFEHKPNLVTRVRAAATVTGAAAGVVAGESFAAAKPFAVDDLMITLAIGHEGVNQGVAEVGPAR